In the genome of Tripterygium wilfordii isolate XIE 37 chromosome 19, ASM1340144v1, whole genome shotgun sequence, one region contains:
- the LOC119986125 gene encoding BAG family molecular chaperone regulator 1-like: MMRMKDKPTDLSSTNGSAAGRGGESGSEWEIRPGGMLVQKRNPDFDRSSAPAPTIRVRVKYGSIYHEISISSQATFGDLKKILTGPTGLHHQDQKLIYKDKERDSKAFLDNTGVKDRSKMVLVEDPISQERRLLEMRKNAKTEKASKFISEISLEVDRLAGQVSAFESIITKGGKVAEKDLLTLIELLMNQLLKLDGIMADGDAKLQRKMQVRRVQKYVETLDLLKVKNSTPNSNGGQIPKQNQRKYSNGQKLAPIQEHPLRHSNGQRPTPVQEHQQPRHSFGHGPIHQQQQPLRHSTSGPAVVTTKWETFDSTPALIPASTSTSANNNSVQPKFNWELFD; encoded by the exons ATGATGAGAATGAAGGATAAACCGACAGACCTGTCTTCAACAAACGGCAGTGCAGCCGGCAGAGGCGGCGAGTCCGGGTCTGAATGGGAGATTAGACCAGGAGGAATGCTGGTACAGAAGCGGAACCCGGATTTTGATAGGAGCTCCGCCCCAGCACCGACAATTAGAGTTAGGGTCAAATACGGGTCAATCTACCACGAAATCAGTATCAGTTCTCAAGCTACATTTG GGgatttgaagaaaattttgacaGGACCAACAGGTTTGCACCATCAAGACCAGAAACTGATATACAAAGACAAGGAAAGAGATTCAAAGGCCTTTCTTGACAATACCGGTGTGAAGGACCGATCAAAGATGGTGCTTGTTGAGGACCCAATTAGCCAGGAAAGACGGCTCCTTGAGATGAGGAAGAATGCGAAGACTGAGAAAGCTTCCAAGTTCATATCCGAGATCAGTTTGGAAGTTGATAGGCTTGCTGGCCAG GTGTCAGCTTTTGAATCGATTATAACTAAAGGAGGGAAAGTAGCAGAGAAGGATTTGCTTACTCTAATTGAGTTATTGATGAATCAGTTGCTCAAATTGGATGGAATTATGGCTGATGGAGATGCCAAATTACAGAGGAAAATGCAG GTGAGAAGGGTGCAGAAGTATGTTGAAACTCTAGATTTGTTGAAGGTCAAAAACTCCACACCCAACAGCAATGGAGGTCAAATCCCAAAGCAGAATCAAAGAAAGTATTCGAATGGCCAAAAACTAGCCCCCATCCAAGAACACCCATTAAGACATTCAAATGGACAAAGACCAACACCAGTGCAAGAACATCAGCAGCCAAGGCACTCGTTTGGGCATGGGCCAATACACCAACAGCAACAGCCATTGAGGCACTCGACATCGGGACCAGCTGTTGTAACCACCAAATGGGAGACATTTGATTCGACGCCGGCATTGATACCGGCATCTACATCCACCTCAGCCAACAATAATTCAGTCCAGCCAAAGTTCAACTGGGAATTATTTGATTGA